In Gossypium hirsutum isolate 1008001.06 chromosome D06, Gossypium_hirsutum_v2.1, whole genome shotgun sequence, one genomic interval encodes:
- the LOC107901121 gene encoding ectonucleotide pyrophosphatase/phosphodiesterase family member 3, which translates to MGSDLLSQTKPIPIPTQEEDPSSQSTALLSFNTDSCLDPSTKASPSRASTTIIFIALTLLACIALSAALAFAFLFYSSSSPSSSFSATLHNISRPLKTLEKPVVILISSDGFRFGYQFKTSTPNIHRLIANGTEAETGLIPVYPTLTFPNHYSIVTGLYPAYHGIVNNHFVDPKTGEVFNMRSHEPKWWLGEPLWETVANHGLKASTYFWPGSEVKKGSWDCPKNFCMFYNGSVPFEDRVDTVLSYFDLPSSEIPVFMTMYFEDPDHQGHQVGPDDPEITEAVARIDGLIGRLIAGLEKRGIFEDVTIIMVGDHGMVGTCDKKLIFLDDLAPWINIPGDWVQYYSPVLSIRPPPGYAPSDVVAKMKEGLESGRVDNGKHLRVYLKEELPSRLHYAESDRIPPIIGLVDEGFTVEKKRTKHKECGGAHGYDNAFFSMRTIFIGHGPQFARGKKVPSFENVQIYNLVTSILKLEGAPNNGSSAFAESVLLPSQ; encoded by the coding sequence ATGGGTTCTGATTTGTTGAGTCAAACAAAGCCAATCCCAATCCCAACCCAAGAAGAAGATCCTTCAAGCCAATCCACAGCTCTCCTTTCTTTCAACACTGATTCTTGTTTAGATCCTTCAACGAAAGCATCCCCTTCCAGGGCCAGCACCACCATCATCTTCATTGCTTTAACACTCCTCGCTTGCATTGCTCTTTCCGCTGCCTTGGCCTTTGCTTTCCTCTTTTACTCTTCCTCCTCTCCATCATCTTCCTTTTCAGCTACACTTCACAACATTTCTCGTCCTCTGAAGACACTGGAAAAGCCGGTGGTCATTTTGATTTCCTCTGATGGGTTTCGATTTGGGTACCAGTTCAAGACCTCAACACCAAACATCCACCGTTTGATTGCTAATGGGACTGAAGCTGAGACGGGTCTGATTCCTGTTTACCCGACTCTTACTTTTCCTAATCATTACTCTATCGTGACTGGCCTGTATCCTGCTTATCATGGTATTGTAAATAACCATTTTGTGGATCCTAAGACTGGTGAGGTTTTCAATATGCGAAGTCATGAGCCCAAGTGGTGGTTAGGTGAGCCGCTTTGGGAGACTGTGGCCAATCATGGGTTAAAGGCTTCTACCTACTTTTGGCCTGGAAGTGAGGTAAAAAAGGGTTCTTGGGATTGTCCTAAAAACTTCTGTATGTTCTATAATGGTTCTGTTCCTTTTGAGGATAGAGTTGATACTGTTTTAAGCTACTTTGATTTGCCTAGTAGTGAGATTCCTGTGTTTATGACAATGTATTTTGAGGATCCTGATCATCAGGGTCACCAGGTTGGACCTGATGATCCCGAGATTACTGAGGCTGTTGCTAGAATTGATGGTTTGATTGGGAGGTTGATTGCTGGTTTAGAAAAAAGAGGGATTTTTGAGGATGTTACCATAATTATGGTTGGAGACCATGGGATGGTTGGTACATGTGATAAAAAGCTGATTTTCCTTGATGATTTGGCTCCTTGGATTAACATTCCAGGGGATTGGGTCCAGTATTATAGTCCGGTGCTTTCAATTCGACCACCTCCCGGTTATGCACCATCTGATGTTGTTGCAAAGATGAAAGAAGGATTGGAATCTGGGAGAGTTGATAATGGGAAGCATTTGAGGGTTTATCTTAAGGAGGAGCTACCTAGTCGACTGCATTACGCAGAAAGTGATCGGATTCCTCCCATAATAGGGCTGGTTGACGAGGGTTTTACAGTAGAGAAGAAAAGGACTAAGCATAAAGAGTGTGGAGGGGCACATGGGTATGACAATGCATTTTTCTCCATGAGGACCATTTTTATTGGTCATGGTCCTCAATTTGCAAGGGGAAAGAAGGTGCCGTCTTTTGAGAATGTTCAGATATATAACTTGGTAACTTCAATTCTCAAGCTAGAGGGTGCTCCTAATAATGGTTCTTCAGCATTTGCTGAGTCTGTTCTTTTGCCTAGTCAGTAA